TACTCTCTCCCGCTATGAGTTTCTCCACGATCACAGCATCGTTCTCTGTGATGGCGTCATCCCCATCAGCGTCAGCGTAGGGGTATTTGGAGAGATCCCCGCCGATGTTCTCCCTTATCAGCTCCACATCTTTCGAGTCTATGGTGTAGTCCTCGTTGGCGTTGCCGTAGATCGGCAGGCTGGTCATCTTCAGATTGTCGTAATTGCCACCGCCCGCGCCTCCTAACGCAATCACAGCTGCCGCCGCTAGAACGATGACCGCCGCTACTGCGATTATGATTAGATTGTTCTTTTCCATTTCATTGTCTCCTAGATCACGGGATGGTTTTCGCTACTGCGTTCACCAGTTCAGCAGTGTTCTGGTCGTTGAACTCGGGGTTTCCTCTGAGATACATGGTCACGAAGCAGCCGTCCTTGTATCCGACAAATTTCAGCATCCAGAATCCGCCCTGCCTGACGGCCTGTCCGTAGAATCCGTATCCGTCGTCAAAGCCTCCTTTCTCGACTGCCATTGCGGTACCTCCCATATAGTCGGTGCCAATCTTGTCGATGTATTCCTGCTTCTCGTTGAGGAATTTGACCAGCGCATCAGAGCTGTTGTCGTAGGTGATGTAATAGTATTTTCCGGCGTCGTTCGCTGAACATCCTATCTCCGCCTTCACATCATTGCTGTTGGGAATGAGAGAGTACGGAGGATAGTCCAGTTTACTCAGAAGATTGAGGTCAAGCTTGTTGGCCGAATCCACAGCAGAGAAACTGCCGTCCACCGCCCACGCCGAAGTCACGATCTCCTGGAGGTCCACATCCGAGAACGATGGTTTCTTCGCCAGATGGATGAGGATGAAACATTCCTTGTAGTATCCTGCGTAGTGCATGGATCCGATCTGTCCCTTCTCCGTGGTGTTCACGTAATAACCGAATCCGTCGGTGAGGCCGGTGACCACATCCATGGCGACATAGGTGCCTCCCATGGAGGACGATTGTCCAACCTTCTGCTCGAACTCTGCTTTCTTCGCCTCGAATACGGATTTCGCATCGTTGTACAGCTTAACGTTGACATAGTAGTTACCGGAGTTGGAGAGGACGTCAGCGGACTGGTCGTTCGAAGAATCTTTGAGATAGAAACCATCGCCGGAGAATCCTTCAAGGTCCATGGTGTCAAGGAAGTGCTGGGCTACGAGCTTCGCATTGATCTCTGAGGTGACCTTTTCGCCAGGGTCTCCTCCGCCCTCGTTCACATAATCCTGGTAGGTGATTATGGTGAACATGTCCTTGGATACGTCGAAATATCCGTCGGAGACGGTCTCGTGAAGGTACGGCATGTACTTGTCGACAGTGCTTTGGAAGTATGCATCCGCATCAGCTTTCGACACCAGGTCCGGGTAGAACATTGATGCTACGTACATCACCCTGCAGGGAACCGGCATGGACATGTTGATCCAGAACATGTCCTTGTAGTGAGTGCTCTTGGCCATGTATCTGACACCGTTGTCCTCCCAGAGGGATGTTGCGGTGACATTCGTACAGTCCTGGGTGGTGCAGTTGATCATGTAGTCTATCTTGTTGTTGTACTTCGTGATGGCTTCCACATCCTGAAGACGCTCCGAGGAGTTACCGGAGATACCGACGACAGACTTGCCCCCAGCTTGTATTCCGAGTTTGTTATACTGCGATTCATCCTGTGCTATGTAGCAGATCATGCACAGGGAGATGAAGCGTTTCTTGTCCTTGTCAGCTATATTGCCGACTATGTCGCTGACTTCGCTTATGGTCTGCTTGCAATCGTTAGCGAAAACAGTTGCTTTGGCTGCATGCTCAGGACCCATGAGGGTTCCCAGCAGCAGAGCCGCATCAATCGAATAGATGGGGTCAGTGCATCTCAGGAATATGAGCGGGAATCCTGCCGCTATGATGTCATCCTCATAGTCTCCGAGAGCGGCTTTGCTGTGAACGACGATCGCTCCGATCTGCCTTCCTTCTTCCTGTAGCTCCACATCGAGGTTCTTGATGCCCACCCAGTCGGTGGAACCGATGTACCTTGCTGTCTCGCCTACCTGTTTGGAGAAGCCGTTATGGGTGACCTTGTAGAACTCGTTGGGGTAGTTGGCGATGTTGGCAACGTATCCCGCTACC
The nucleotide sequence above comes from Methanomassiliicoccales archaeon LGM-RCC1. Encoded proteins:
- a CDS encoding dockerin type I repeat-containing protein, which gives rise to MKSNVTMIAIALVAVVAIAGAAVFILNGNGEGGEELLDKTALPIYGNANDDTTIDQKDIDLIQKMIDESIPLEDYPFADADRDGAVTSKDIAIVQKIINGENTPVWFVDQYDLVAGKYHYVKIDYPLRDIVTQNADMLLLTMMIDADDVVAGYVANIANYPNEFYKVTHNGFSKQVGETARYIGSTDWVGIKNLDVELQEEGRQIGAIVVHSKAALGDYEDDIIAAGFPLIFLRCTDPIYSIDAALLLGTLMGPEHAAKATVFANDCKQTISEVSDIVGNIADKDKKRFISLCMICYIAQDESQYNKLGIQAGGKSVVGISGNSSERLQDVEAITKYNNKIDYMINCTTQDCTNVTATSLWEDNGVRYMAKSTHYKDMFWINMSMPVPCRVMYVASMFYPDLVSKADADAYFQSTVDKYMPYLHETVSDGYFDVSKDMFTIITYQDYVNEGGGDPGEKVTSEINAKLVAQHFLDTMDLEGFSGDGFYLKDSSNDQSADVLSNSGNYYVNVKLYNDAKSVFEAKKAEFEQKVGQSSSMGGTYVAMDVVTGLTDGFGYYVNTTEKGQIGSMHYAGYYKECFILIHLAKKPSFSDVDLQEIVTSAWAVDGSFSAVDSANKLDLNLLSKLDYPPYSLIPNSNDVKAEIGCSANDAGKYYYITYDNSSDALVKFLNEKQEYIDKIGTDYMGGTAMAVEKGGFDDGYGFYGQAVRQGGFWMLKFVGYKDGCFVTMYLRGNPEFNDQNTAELVNAVAKTIP